A region of Solanum dulcamara chromosome 7, daSolDulc1.2, whole genome shotgun sequence DNA encodes the following proteins:
- the LOC129896918 gene encoding G patch domain-containing protein TGH, with protein sequence MDSDEEDFVFYGTPIEREEDVSSRKKKAIAEASGLLRTLPVWKQEVTDEEGRRRFHGAFTGGFSAGYYNTVGSKEGWTPQTFTSSRKNKAEVKRQSLFNFLDDDEKAEMEGRLGTSMQYDTFGFTAAELARKQAEKEQKQRPSAIPGPVPDEVVLPVTGSIGLTLLQKMGWRRGRSINSSHTDSLYNAKREARKAFLAFSFADVDARPLDSGLAEDAAGTILDLPTDDGSQFSKSTPVYLLNPKQDLHGLGYDPYKNAPEFREKKRSRLSNSREMGHQDRVLKDSLFGFKSGRVAPGFGVGALEDLDVEDEDVYGSGYDFEETYVEEVEEPSRPKVENLKMLDRKAHDILPGFSAASKSDYQLERFESPVVPQNFLPHHKFAAPLESDNKAPSLPPPVVSPPEDNNLKILIEGLATLVARSGKLLEDLSREKNQFNPLFGFLNGGEGHEYYARKLWEERQKRNDQGKQQWDPKMSRKVQKMTAENRGQILGEKPIERSLRAANSSGISADAINLTSNLSDTFTKPASINELLESAKPFQDDPTKQERFEQFLKEKYHGGLRPKDGSGASNMSEAARARERLEFESVAETINKGKKGKESVPPSELFSSMLPTAGLQFTSGAAELAKFGQDDGLAATSMCPKREEFQWRPAPILCKRFDLIDPYMGKPPPAPRARSKLDSLIYLPESVKAPKLEDDVSGGRSQFSIQEGHIEKGKEMADRQTEVDAEPENIERPVDLYKAIFSDDSDDEVETSNQDVTEDSQKKVEAVNTTLNRLIAGDFLESLGKELGLEVPTVMPHPENKTSNPAKKDTVPLNLRAKSNNQSGNGTSSTSHAVGADLSDPVLAVGNNNQNISQEGIFSKEGTVDISSWKNGGRGTGTESYRNDVDKNRFEMEARTHAKAKGDQYRNKNSSSSKDETDRKRKRPHRSSSSDASSDSSKGYKDRHSRSWKKKTSQEKSGSSKRHSKHHKHRRRDSRSPSRHSRHVSEKDRREAKREKRKYKD encoded by the exons ATGGATAGCGACGAGGAAGATTTCGTGTTCTATGGAACACCTATAGAACGAGAGGAAGATGTGAGCAGCCGCAAGAAGAAGGCCATTGCTGAGGCCTCTGGCCTGTTGCGAACTCTTCCCGTATGGAAACAAGAG GTCACAGATGAAGAGGGACGGAGGAGATTTCATGGGGCATTTACTGGCGGTTTTTCTGCTGGATACTACAATACAGTTGGCTCGAAAGAAG GATGGACTCCACAGACATTTACGTCGTCTAGGAAAAACAAAGCTGAAGTCAAACGACAGAGTCTCTTTAACTTCTTGGATGATGATGAGAAAGCT GAAATGGAGGGTCGTCTAGGGACATCGATGCAGTATGATACATTTGGATTTACTGCTGCTGAACTTGCTCGTAAACAAGCTGAAAAGGAGCAAAAGCAGAG GCCCTCTGCTATACCTGGACCAGTTCCGGATGAAGTGGTACTTCCAGTGACAGGGTCCATTG GGCTCACATTACTGCAGAAGATGGGATGGAGACGTGGTCGCTCAATTAACAGCTCACATACTGATTCACTATATA ATGCTAAGAGAGAGGCAAGAAAAGCTTTTCTTGCATTTTCTTTTGCTGATGTGGACGCACGACCTTTGGACTCTGGACTAGCTGAAGATGCTGCTGGGACTATCCTGGATCTACCAACTGATGATGGGAGCCAGTTTTCTAAAAGCACACCG GTTTATTTGCTTAATCCAAAGCAAGATTTGCATGGTTTAGGCTATGATCCTTACAAAAATGCTCCTGAGTTCAGAG AAAAGAAGAGATCACGGCTATCTAATAGTAGGGAAATGGGGCATCAAGATAGAGTCTTGAAGGACAGCCTATTTGGTTTCAAAT CAGGAAGGGTTGCTCCTGGATTTGGTGTTGGGGCTCTTGAAGATCTTGATGTTGAAGATGAAGATGTGTATGGATCAg GTTATGACTTTGAAGAGACTTATGTTGAAGAAGTTGAAGAGCCTTCAAGACCAAAGGTGGAGAATCTGAAAATGTTGGACAGGAAGGCACATGATATTTTACCTGGTTTTAGTGCTGCTTCAAAATCCGACTATCAGCTGGAAAG ATTCGAATCTCCTGTGGTACCACAGAATTTTCTCCCCCATCATAAGTTTGCAGCTCCCCTTGAATCTGATAACAAGGCTCCTAGTCTTCCTCCCCCTGTTGTTTCTCCCCCGGAGGATAATaatcttaaaatattgattgaaggGTTGGCTACATTAGTAGCTCGTTCTGGTAAATTACTTGAGGACCTTTCCAGAGAAAAAAATCAGTTCAACCCTCTATTTGGTTTCTTGAATGGAGGAGAAGGTCATGAATATTATGCAAGGAAACTTTGGGAGGAGAGACAGAAACGTAATGATCAAGGCAAACAACAGTGGGATCCAAAAATGTCTCGGAAAGTGCAGAAGATGACAGCTGAAAACCGTGGCCAGATATTAGGGGAGAAGCCTATTGAAAGAAGCTTGAGAGCTGCAAATTCCTCTGGTATATCTGCTGATGCAATCAATTTAACGTCCAATCTTTCAGACACATTCACCAAACCTGCGTCAATT AATGAACTTCTTGAATCTGCAAAACCTTTTCAAGATGATCCTACTAAGCAGGAAAGGTTCGAGCAGTTTCTGAAGGAGAAGTATCACGGAGGTCTTCGCCCTAAAGACGGTAGTGGAGCAAGTAATATGTCAGAAGCTGCCCGTGCTCGCGAAAGATTAGAATTTGAGTCTGTAGCCGAGAcaataaataaaggaaaaaagggaaaagaaagtgTTCCACCTAGTGAGTTGTTCTCAAGTATGTTACCTACTGCAGGATTGCAATTTACTTCTGGAGCAGCAGAG CTAGCTAAATTTGGTCAAGATGATGGCTTAGCGGCAACAAGTATGTGCCCAAAACGGGAGGAATTTCAGTGGAGACCTGCACCTATTCTGTGCAAGCGCTTTGATCTTATTGACCCTTATATGGGCAAG CCACCACCAGCTCCTCGTGCGAGGAGCAAATTGGACTCACTTATATATTTGCCTGAGTCTGTCAAAGCTCCAAAGCTTGAGGATGATGTTTCTGGGGGTAGGAGCCAATTCTCTATCCAGGAAGGCCAtatagaaaaaggaaaagaaatggCTGACCGGCAAACTGAGGTTGATGCAGAACCGGAAAATATTGAAAGGCCTGTTGATTTGTACAAG GCTATATTCTCTGATGATTCGGATGATGAAGTGGAAACTAGCAATCAGGATGTCACAGAGGATTCTCAAAAGAAGGTTGAAGCTGTTAATACAACTTTAAATCGATTAATAGCAGGTGACTTTTTGGAGTCATTGGGTAAAGAGCTAGGTTTGGAGGTTCCCACCGTTATGCCTCACCCAGAAAACAAAACCAGTAACCCAGCTAAAAAGGACACTGTTCCGTTAAATCTGAGAGCAAAGAGCAATAACCAATCTGGTAATGGTACATCATCCACTTCCCATGCTGTTGGTGCGGATTTGTCAGATCCGGTGTTGGCAGTAGGAAATAATAACCAGAACATCTCTCAAGAAGGTATTTTTTCTAAAGAAGGAACTGTAGATATCAGCTCTTGGAAAAATGGTGGCAGAGGAACTGGAACTGAAAGCTACAGGAATGATGTTGATAAGAATAGGTTTGAAATGGAAGCTAGAACTCATGCAAAAGCAAAAGGAGATCAGTACCGAAATAAGAACAGCAGTTCATCAAAGGATGAAACTGATAGAAAGCGAAAGCGACCTCACAGAAGCAGCAGTTCAGATGCATCTTCTGATTCATCCAAGGGTTATAAAGACCGCCATTCAAGGTCATGGAAGAAAAAAACATCTCAGGAGAAGAGTGGTAGTAGTAAAAGGCACTCAAAGCACCATAAACATAGAAGGAGAGACTCTCGGAGTCCTAGTAGACATTCCCGCCATGTTTCAGAAAAAGACCGCAGAGAAGCCAAGAGAGAGAAGCGTAAATACAAGGACTGA
- the LOC129895025 gene encoding protein Dr1 homolog isoform X1, protein MEPMDIVGKTKEDASLPKATMTKIIKEMLPPDVRVARDTQDLLIECCVGLKSLLCSFLQLDYIEFINLISSESNEVCNREDKRTIAPEHVLKALEVLGFGEYIEEVYAAYEQHKLETVDTVRAGKWSNNVAEMTEEEALAAQQRMFAEARARMNGVVTVPPKQQDPEVEKKLDC, encoded by the exons ATGGAACCGATGGATATCGTTGGTAAGACGAAGGAGGATGCTTCACTTCCCAAAG CAACTATGACAAAGATTATTAAAGAAATGTTGCCCCCTGATGTTCGTGTTGCCAGAGATACGCAGGATCTTTTGATTGAATGTTGTGTGG GATTGAAGTCTCTCCTATGTTCTTTCCTTCAACTAGATTATATAG agttcatcaatcttatatcATCAGAATCAAATGAAGTTTGTAATAGAGAAGATAAACGAACAATTGCACCAGAACACGTACTCAAGGCTTTAGAG GTTCTCGGATTTGGGGAATATATTGAAGAAGTTTATGCTGCATATGAACAACACAAGCTGGAGACCGTG GACACTGTGAGAGCTGGGAAGTGGAGCAATAATGTAGCTGAAATGACTGAAGAAGAAGCATTAGCTGCACAACAAAGGATGTTTGCTGAAGCACGTGCGAGGATGAATGGGGTTGTTACAGTTCCGCCCAAACAGCAAGACCCGGAAGTGGAGAAAAAATTGGATTGCTAA
- the LOC129895025 gene encoding protein Dr1 homolog isoform X3: MEPMDIVGKTKEDASLPKEFINLISSESNEVCNREDKRTIAPEHVLKALEVLGFGEYIEEVYAAYEQHKLETVDTVRAGKWSNNVAEMTEEEALAAQQRMFAEARARMNGVVTVPPKQQDPEVEKKLDC, translated from the exons ATGGAACCGATGGATATCGTTGGTAAGACGAAGGAGGATGCTTCACTTCCCAAAG agttcatcaatcttatatcATCAGAATCAAATGAAGTTTGTAATAGAGAAGATAAACGAACAATTGCACCAGAACACGTACTCAAGGCTTTAGAG GTTCTCGGATTTGGGGAATATATTGAAGAAGTTTATGCTGCATATGAACAACACAAGCTGGAGACCGTG GACACTGTGAGAGCTGGGAAGTGGAGCAATAATGTAGCTGAAATGACTGAAGAAGAAGCATTAGCTGCACAACAAAGGATGTTTGCTGAAGCACGTGCGAGGATGAATGGGGTTGTTACAGTTCCGCCCAAACAGCAAGACCCGGAAGTGGAGAAAAAATTGGATTGCTAA
- the LOC129895025 gene encoding protein Dr1 homolog isoform X2: MEPMDIVGKTKEDASLPKATMTKIIKEMLPPDVRVARDTQDLLIECCVEFINLISSESNEVCNREDKRTIAPEHVLKALEVLGFGEYIEEVYAAYEQHKLETVDTVRAGKWSNNVAEMTEEEALAAQQRMFAEARARMNGVVTVPPKQQDPEVEKKLDC; this comes from the exons ATGGAACCGATGGATATCGTTGGTAAGACGAAGGAGGATGCTTCACTTCCCAAAG CAACTATGACAAAGATTATTAAAGAAATGTTGCCCCCTGATGTTCGTGTTGCCAGAGATACGCAGGATCTTTTGATTGAATGTTGTGTGG agttcatcaatcttatatcATCAGAATCAAATGAAGTTTGTAATAGAGAAGATAAACGAACAATTGCACCAGAACACGTACTCAAGGCTTTAGAG GTTCTCGGATTTGGGGAATATATTGAAGAAGTTTATGCTGCATATGAACAACACAAGCTGGAGACCGTG GACACTGTGAGAGCTGGGAAGTGGAGCAATAATGTAGCTGAAATGACTGAAGAAGAAGCATTAGCTGCACAACAAAGGATGTTTGCTGAAGCACGTGCGAGGATGAATGGGGTTGTTACAGTTCCGCCCAAACAGCAAGACCCGGAAGTGGAGAAAAAATTGGATTGCTAA
- the LOC129895023 gene encoding protein MIZU-KUSSEI 1 — protein sequence MKTIMSKSFQDLSSKRQFHWTAKVSNEEEDQQEQEEEVTSKDPSPKHSEGKAENIKVHSFKNPEVSNTKSSTLNTIHENKAEDNNNQLKQESSSATRRKLQTIAVTRLKSVLTAFGRNRSNFQQGLGTRVVGTLFGHRRGHVHFAFQKDSSSQPAFLIELATPISGLVREMASGLVRIALECDKEEEKKVSRLIDEPVWRTYCNGKKCGFATRREIGAKEVQILKAVEPISMGAGVLPGNGEEESADSGEIMYMRAKFERVIGSRDSEAFYMMNPDSNGAPELSIYLLRV from the coding sequence atGAAGACAATCATGTCAAAGAGTTTTCAAGACTTGTCCTCTAAGAGGCAGTTCCACTGGACAGCTAAAGTCAgcaatgaagaagaagaccaacaagaacaagaagaagaagtaaCATCAAAAGATCCATCTCCAAAGCACTCAGAAGGGAAAGCAGAGAATATAAAGGTACATTCTTTCAAGAATCCTGAAGTCTCAAACACCAAGTCATCAACTTTAAACACCATCCATGAAAACAAGGCAGAGGACAACAACAACCAGTTAAAGCAAGAATCTTCTTCAGCAACTAGGAGGAAGCTGCAAACTATAGCAGTAACCAGGCTAAAATCTGTCCTAACGGCGTTCGGGCGAAACAGGTCTAACTTCCAACAAGGCCTTGGAACCAGAGTTGTAGGCACCCTTTTTGGGCACAGGCGTGGACATGTGCATTTTGCATTTCAAAAAGATTCCAGCTCACAGCCAGCCTTTTTAATTGAGCTAGCCACACCTATAAGTGGATTAGTCCGAGAAATGGCGTCCGGGTTGGTCCGAATCGCCTTGGAATGCGATaaggaggaagaaaaaaaagtgtcTAGACTCATAGATGAGCCTGTGTGGAGGACTTACTGTAATGGTAAAAAATGTGGCTTTGCAACAAGAAGAGAAATTGGGGCAAAAGAAGTGCAGATTCTTAAAGCTGTGGAGCCAATATCAATGGGTGCTGGTGTTTTGCCAgggaatggagaagaagaaagtgCTGATTCTGGTGAGATTATGTATATGAGGGCTAAATTTGAGAGAGTTATTGGATCAAGAGATTCAGAGGCATTCTACATGATGAATCCTGATAGTAATGGAGCTCCTGAACTTAGCATTTATTTGCTAAGAGTTTAA
- the LOC129896596 gene encoding kinesin-like protein KIN-8A isoform X2, translating into MPVFTRSQITDSQPQNDQRIRPRTDQEDTQMARNLRNPHHGLKEKMKALTLLYEQQKQGSAAIKNQSFKPEDSRFSSHPSVDLVSSGRRAEKEQKQSKPISHVMRENTIHSSTVTKTYVPPPPPSGLDDGKENVAVVAGGDRIVGFSYPKRVNASSTVARKLSMGGPTMPHTEPRATRRTVKENVQELDTISEKAASKGGDGDDGGSRILVFVRLRPSSRKEREAGARCCVKIVDGRDVYLTEFATENDYLRLKRLRGRHFTFDASFPDTATQHDVYSTTTAELVEAVLQGRNGSVFCYGATGAGKTYTMLGTIENPGVMVLAIKDLFSKIRQRSFDGNHVVHLSYLEVYNETVRDLLSPGRPLVLREDKQGIVAAGLTQYRAYSTDEVMSLLQQGNLNRTTEPTRCNETSSRSHAILQVVIEYHVKDSSNNIVNRVGKLSLIDLAGSERALATDQRTLRSLEGANINKSLLALSSCINALVEGKKHIPYRNSKLTQLLKDSLGGACNTVMIANISPSNLSFGETQNTLHWADRAKEIRTKAYDAHEEMQMPDSETDQAKLLLELQKENRELRMRLAHQQQKLITIQKESLAANSSPAPSIVSSILSPALSSAQPNEKRKARPSFLAGNCFTPESKRKGADDTVRDLKKMVKGLEAEIERLKKDHVLQIKQKDDTIRELSRKSAKPAGGTQVGGVKRVVTRASLRPREAHDVDLKSPSHRFHSPAPTAKKRSFWDITTANSPSVVTLNGRKTRSHVNTETAAAPSMLLQPGFARQNVKH; encoded by the exons ATGCCAGTTTTCACAAGATCTCAGATAACTGACTCGCAGCCACAGAATGATCAAAGAATTAGACCAAGAACAGATCAAGAAGATACCCAAATGGCTCGAAATTTGAGAAATCCACACCATGGTTTGAAAGAGAAGATGAAAGCACTTACCCTTTTGTATGAACAGCAAAAGCAAGGCTCTGCGGCTATCAAGAATCAATCTTTCAAGCCTGAAGATTCAAGATTTTCGAGTCACCCTAGTGTAGACCTTGTCAGTTCAGGCAGAAGAGCTGAGAAAGAGCAAAAACAATCAAAGCCAATTAGTCATGTGATGAGGGAGAACACTATACATAGTTCAACTGTAACAAAAACTTATGTGCCACCGCCGCCGCCTTCAGGGTTAGATGATGGGAAGGAAAATGTCGCGGTGGTGGCAGGTGGTGACAGAATAGTAGGATTCTCATACCCAAAGAGGGTGAATGCGTCGAGTACTGTGGCAAGAAAGCTTTCAATGGGAGGCCCAACAATGCCACATACAGAGCCTAGGGCAACTAGAAGGACAGTGAAAGAAAATGTACAAGAGTTAGATACCATTTCGGAGAAAGCAGCCagcaaagggggagatggtgatGATGGTGGTAGTAGAATTCTTGTTTTTGTAAGGCTAAGGCCAAGTTCAAGAAAGGAGAGAGAAGCTGGAGCCAGGTGTTGTGTGAAAATAGTGGATGGAAGAGATGTTTATCTGACTGAATTTGCCACCGAGAATGACTACCTTAGGCTAAAGAGGCTCAGGGGGCGACATTTTACTTTTGATGCTTCCTTTCCTGATACTGCTACTCAGCATGATGTTTATTCCACAAC AACAGCAGAGCTTGTAGAAGCAGTTCTGCAGGGAAGAAATGGTTCGGTGTTTTGCTATGGTGCCACAGGTGCTGGAAAGACATACACAATGCTTGGTACAATTGAGAATCCAGGGGTAATGGTTTTAGCAATCAAGGATCTCTTTAGCAAGATACGGCAAAGGAGCTTTGATGGGAATCATGTTGTTCATCTTTCATATCTAGAGGTCTACAATGAAACTGTGAGAGATTTGCTGTCCCCAGGAAGACCTTTAGTCCTAAGAGAAGACAAACAG GGTATAGTGGCAGCAGGGCTTACACAGTATAGAGCATACTCCACAGATGAA GTAATGTCATTGCTCCAACAAGGAAACCTAAACCGAACCACAGAGCCCACCCGCTGCAATGAAACGTCCTCACGCTCTCATGCTATTCTTCAG GTTGTGATTGAATATCATGTCAAAGATAGTTCGAATAACATTGTAAACCGAGTCGGAAAGCTCTCACTCATTGACCTTGCGGGTTCAGAAAGAGCTCTAGCTACTGATCAGAGAACCCTGAGATCACTTGAAGGTGCTAACATAAATAAGTCACTTCTCGCGCTGAGTAGCTGCATCAATGCTCTAGTTGAGGGGAAAAAGCACATTCCTTATCGGAATTCTAAGCTCACGCAACTACTCAAGGATTCACTGGGTGGTGCTTGTAACACCGTGATGATTGCCAATATTAGCCCAAGTAATCTTTCATTTGGTGAAACCCAAAATACACTACACTGGGCTGACCGAGCGAAAGAGATCCGAACAAAG GCTTATGATGCACATGAGGAAATGCAAATGCCTGATTCTGAAACAGATCAGGCCAAGTTATTGCTTGAGCTGCAAAAAGAGAATCGTGAATTGAGAATGCGTTTGGCTCATCAGCAGCAAAAGCTGATTACAATCCAGAAGGAAAGTTTGGCTGCAAACTCTTCCCCTGCCCCATCAATAGTTTCCTCTATCTTATCACCAGCACTGTCTTCTGCTCAGCCAAATGAAAAACGAAAAGCAAGGCCCTCTTTCTTGGCTGGAAATTGTTTTACCCCGGAATCCAAGAGAAAAGGTGCAGATGACACAGTTAGAGATCTAAAAAAGATGGTTAAGGGATTGGAGGCAGAAATTGAGAGACTGAAGAAGGATCATGTATTGCAGATAAAGCAGAAAGATGATACAATCCGTGAGTTGTCACGAAAGAGTGCAAAACCAGCAGGAGGGACACAAGTGGGTGGTGTTAAAAGGGTTGTTACAAGGGCAAGCTTGCGGCCAAGGGAAGCACATGATGTTGATTTGAAGAGTCCAAGTCATCGTTTTCATTCTCCAGCTCCCACGGCAAAAAAACGCAGCTTCTGGGATATAACAACAGCGAACAGTCCATCAGTTGTCACTTTAAATGGAAGAAAGACCAGAAGCCATGTTAATACTGAAACAGCAGCAGCTCCATCCATGCTTCTCCAG CCAGGATTTGCTCGCCAAAATGTAAAGCACTAA
- the LOC129896596 gene encoding kinesin-like protein KIN-8A isoform X1 — translation MPVFTRSQITDSQPQNDQRIRPRTDQEDTQMARNLRNPHHGLKEKMKALTLLYEQQKQGSAAIKNQSFKPEDSRFSSHPSVDLVSSGRRAEKEQKQSKPISHVMRENTIHSSTVTKTYVPPPPPSGLDDGKENVAVVAGGDRIVGFSYPKRVNASSTVARKLSMGGPTMPHTEPRATRRTVKENVQELDTISEKAASKGGDGDDGGSRILVFVRLRPSSRKEREAGARCCVKIVDGRDVYLTEFATENDYLRLKRLRGRHFTFDASFPDTATQHDVYSTTTAELVEAVLQGRNGSVFCYGATGAGKTYTMLGTIENPGVMVLAIKDLFSKIRQRSFDGNHVVHLSYLEVYNETVRDLLSPGRPLVLREDKQGIVAAGLTQYRAYSTDEVMSLLQQGNLNRTTEPTRCNETSSRSHAILQVVIEYHVKDSSNNIVNRVGKLSLIDLAGSERALATDQRTLRSLEGANINKSLLALSSCINALVEGKKHIPYRNSKLTQLLKDSLGGACNTVMIANISPSNLSFGETQNTLHWADRAKEIRTKAYDAHEEMQMPDSETDQAKLLLELQKENRELRMRLAHQQQKLITIQKESLAANSSPAPSIVSSILSPALSSAQPNEKRKARPSFLAGNCFTPESKRKGADDTVRDLKKMVKGLEAEIERLKKDHVLQIKQKDDTIRELSRKSAKPAGGTQVGGVKRVVTRASLRPREAHDVDLKSPSHRFHSPAPTAKKRSFWDITTANSPSVVTLNGRKTRSHVNTETAAAPSMLLQLAYPCFWFVFMFGPHVFNYTTQPGFARQNVKH, via the exons ATGCCAGTTTTCACAAGATCTCAGATAACTGACTCGCAGCCACAGAATGATCAAAGAATTAGACCAAGAACAGATCAAGAAGATACCCAAATGGCTCGAAATTTGAGAAATCCACACCATGGTTTGAAAGAGAAGATGAAAGCACTTACCCTTTTGTATGAACAGCAAAAGCAAGGCTCTGCGGCTATCAAGAATCAATCTTTCAAGCCTGAAGATTCAAGATTTTCGAGTCACCCTAGTGTAGACCTTGTCAGTTCAGGCAGAAGAGCTGAGAAAGAGCAAAAACAATCAAAGCCAATTAGTCATGTGATGAGGGAGAACACTATACATAGTTCAACTGTAACAAAAACTTATGTGCCACCGCCGCCGCCTTCAGGGTTAGATGATGGGAAGGAAAATGTCGCGGTGGTGGCAGGTGGTGACAGAATAGTAGGATTCTCATACCCAAAGAGGGTGAATGCGTCGAGTACTGTGGCAAGAAAGCTTTCAATGGGAGGCCCAACAATGCCACATACAGAGCCTAGGGCAACTAGAAGGACAGTGAAAGAAAATGTACAAGAGTTAGATACCATTTCGGAGAAAGCAGCCagcaaagggggagatggtgatGATGGTGGTAGTAGAATTCTTGTTTTTGTAAGGCTAAGGCCAAGTTCAAGAAAGGAGAGAGAAGCTGGAGCCAGGTGTTGTGTGAAAATAGTGGATGGAAGAGATGTTTATCTGACTGAATTTGCCACCGAGAATGACTACCTTAGGCTAAAGAGGCTCAGGGGGCGACATTTTACTTTTGATGCTTCCTTTCCTGATACTGCTACTCAGCATGATGTTTATTCCACAAC AACAGCAGAGCTTGTAGAAGCAGTTCTGCAGGGAAGAAATGGTTCGGTGTTTTGCTATGGTGCCACAGGTGCTGGAAAGACATACACAATGCTTGGTACAATTGAGAATCCAGGGGTAATGGTTTTAGCAATCAAGGATCTCTTTAGCAAGATACGGCAAAGGAGCTTTGATGGGAATCATGTTGTTCATCTTTCATATCTAGAGGTCTACAATGAAACTGTGAGAGATTTGCTGTCCCCAGGAAGACCTTTAGTCCTAAGAGAAGACAAACAG GGTATAGTGGCAGCAGGGCTTACACAGTATAGAGCATACTCCACAGATGAA GTAATGTCATTGCTCCAACAAGGAAACCTAAACCGAACCACAGAGCCCACCCGCTGCAATGAAACGTCCTCACGCTCTCATGCTATTCTTCAG GTTGTGATTGAATATCATGTCAAAGATAGTTCGAATAACATTGTAAACCGAGTCGGAAAGCTCTCACTCATTGACCTTGCGGGTTCAGAAAGAGCTCTAGCTACTGATCAGAGAACCCTGAGATCACTTGAAGGTGCTAACATAAATAAGTCACTTCTCGCGCTGAGTAGCTGCATCAATGCTCTAGTTGAGGGGAAAAAGCACATTCCTTATCGGAATTCTAAGCTCACGCAACTACTCAAGGATTCACTGGGTGGTGCTTGTAACACCGTGATGATTGCCAATATTAGCCCAAGTAATCTTTCATTTGGTGAAACCCAAAATACACTACACTGGGCTGACCGAGCGAAAGAGATCCGAACAAAG GCTTATGATGCACATGAGGAAATGCAAATGCCTGATTCTGAAACAGATCAGGCCAAGTTATTGCTTGAGCTGCAAAAAGAGAATCGTGAATTGAGAATGCGTTTGGCTCATCAGCAGCAAAAGCTGATTACAATCCAGAAGGAAAGTTTGGCTGCAAACTCTTCCCCTGCCCCATCAATAGTTTCCTCTATCTTATCACCAGCACTGTCTTCTGCTCAGCCAAATGAAAAACGAAAAGCAAGGCCCTCTTTCTTGGCTGGAAATTGTTTTACCCCGGAATCCAAGAGAAAAGGTGCAGATGACACAGTTAGAGATCTAAAAAAGATGGTTAAGGGATTGGAGGCAGAAATTGAGAGACTGAAGAAGGATCATGTATTGCAGATAAAGCAGAAAGATGATACAATCCGTGAGTTGTCACGAAAGAGTGCAAAACCAGCAGGAGGGACACAAGTGGGTGGTGTTAAAAGGGTTGTTACAAGGGCAAGCTTGCGGCCAAGGGAAGCACATGATGTTGATTTGAAGAGTCCAAGTCATCGTTTTCATTCTCCAGCTCCCACGGCAAAAAAACGCAGCTTCTGGGATATAACAACAGCGAACAGTCCATCAGTTGTCACTTTAAATGGAAGAAAGACCAGAAGCCATGTTAATACTGAAACAGCAGCAGCTCCATCCATGCTTCTCCAG CTTGCATATCCATGTTTCTGGTTTGTGTTCATGTTTGGGCCTCATGTCTTCAATTACACCACTCAGCCAGGATTTGCTCGCCAAAATGTAAAGCACTAA